Proteins encoded within one genomic window of Amycolatopsis nigrescens CSC17Ta-90:
- a CDS encoding helix-turn-helix transcriptional regulator: protein MRDPSRRLLQLLSLLQTPREWSGTELADRLGVTPRTIRRDIDRLRELGYPVHATQGNTGGYRMAAGAAMPPLLLDDDEAVAIAVGLRTATAAPVTGIADTAVRALAKVEQVLPARLRSRVAALAEAAITLPLADGPTTDPDTLATLAVACVAREKTRFAHTKADGSTSRRLVEPHQLVAAGRRWYLIAHDLDRDDWRSFRLDRITGVHRTGLRFPGRDLDAAAQLLDSLTASRGATVRAEVLLHVPLDHAHIPAWQGTLTPVDAHTCRLRTSPDSPRYLAYRLTQLTMPYTLIGPPEVSTHLREIAQRALASSSRRQAATAEP, encoded by the coding sequence ATGCGTGATCCATCCAGACGGCTCCTGCAGTTGCTGTCCCTGCTGCAGACCCCGCGCGAGTGGTCCGGCACCGAGCTGGCCGACCGGCTCGGCGTCACCCCACGCACCATCCGCCGCGACATCGACCGGCTGCGCGAACTCGGCTACCCCGTGCACGCCACCCAGGGCAACACCGGCGGCTACCGCATGGCCGCGGGTGCCGCCATGCCGCCCCTGCTGCTGGACGACGACGAGGCCGTCGCCATCGCCGTGGGCCTGCGCACCGCCACCGCCGCCCCGGTCACCGGCATCGCCGACACGGCCGTGCGCGCTCTGGCCAAGGTCGAGCAGGTCCTGCCGGCGCGACTGCGCTCCCGCGTGGCGGCACTCGCCGAAGCCGCCATCACGCTGCCTCTCGCCGACGGGCCCACCACCGACCCCGACACGCTCGCCACCCTGGCCGTCGCCTGCGTCGCGCGCGAGAAGACCCGCTTCGCCCACACCAAAGCCGACGGCTCCACCAGCCGCCGCCTGGTCGAACCCCACCAGCTCGTCGCCGCCGGCCGCCGCTGGTACCTCATCGCTCACGACCTCGATCGCGACGACTGGCGCAGCTTCCGCCTGGACCGCATCACCGGCGTCCACCGCACCGGCCTCCGCTTCCCCGGCCGCGACCTGGACGCCGCCGCTCAGCTGCTGGACTCCCTGACCGCCTCCCGTGGCGCCACCGTCCGCGCCGAGGTCCTGCTCCACGTCCCCCTCGACCACGCCCACATCCCCGCCTGGCAGGGCACCCTCACCCCGGTCGACGCGCACACCTGCCGCCTGCGGACCTCACCGGATTCCCCGCGCTACCTTGCCTACCGGCTCACCCAGCTGACCATGCCCTACACCCTCATCGGCCCACCCGAAGTCAGCACCCACCTCCGCGAGATCGCCCAACGCGCCCTCGCGTCCAGCTCGCGCCGGCAGGCTGCGACCGCCGAGCCCTAG